ATGTTTcgtgatttgtttttttcaggAAAATCTTTTTGAAAACCCAACTACCACGAAAGCTCACGGGGACATTGAAGGTAAAGACATACTTACAAAATTAACACTtaaaaataatgtttgaaacaattttgaattaattttgaaGGGGACCAGCTTTACATTCTAGATTTTTTTGATATCACTATCTGACATTCCCCGACGACTAGTGGATGAAAACAGAACTATAGCTTTTTAtgaagattttaataagttgacatgttttgtaaacatatcatgatgttttgtgttttttgttcGACATTCGtttgaaataaacagttttCGTGATTTTAACAATGTATTTCTTAGGGCtagtttattgtgtttgtatCAGCAATCATCACTATATAAAGGTAAGTAGTGATGCGTTACACCAACGTTAAGTGACAACACCTGATGTTAAGTGACAATTAAGTTATGCAGACAATTTAACCACAATTGTAGGGTAATTTGTAGTAACTCCCAACCCTGTAAGCTTGCAAATGATAATgtaaaaaggtttttaaatcGCAAAAAATGATGTTGAAGAagttttaaaagcattttttcatGTGTGTTTTAACActcattaaaaatttgcagCCCTAAAGTGCACACACAAACAAACACTTTTGGAGAATATTTTTAGATTTCTCTGCAACCTTCGCAGCAGTGATACATCAAAAACCGATGGTTTTTGGTTTATCGTGTTTTATTACAAATGCTATTTTCGAAGTTACAGCTTGTTAGTTGTGtataaaatgtgtatttgTAAGATTTAATGCGTCTAGAGTTTAGGGTAATACTGGAATCTAATAGAAAATTAACAGTTAAAAGAGATGGGTACAAAGATGTACAGTTTGCTGCGCAACATTAAGCTTTGTTTGTAcaacatttttaatattttgcttcGGCTTTACTTTTAATTTCTTACTTAACACTTTCTAGCCTATTTACAACACAAATGTGAACGTTTACCGCGGTAGTgtttaaacataaatttaaagtttgtatATATCTACAGCAAAAAAACACAGAAACAgcaagcataaaaataatttgcaacaaGGCACAAACGAGTTTAAACAGAAACACCCTATACGTAATAGGTAACCACTAGGTCCGTCCAAATAATGGGAGTATGATCGTCAGGTACAGCAgataagttttataaaaacatttctaatATATCTGCTGGTGGAGAGGGAAAGGAATGACTctaaaaacaaagcaacagTTTATGTTGTTCCTATACCTGGATATATGAAAGTTTTAAGAGAAAAACTAAAAGCTTGTCTTTAACTAACAAACATACCTTGGGGGAATAATGAACTAAATCGTATATAAGTATACCAATACCCGCGAAAAAAGACACTACCAGAATGAGGAGGATAACACGACAAAACCGTCTCTGCCTTATAGCTGCAAAACGACAAAATAGATGGTTAAGGATATGTTGGTTTTGGTTAAAACCTAGGAGAGCTTtgcatttcataaaatttacttAGTACTTGATAGACCACTTCAGATTCAAAATCAATCAAATCGAATGAATATACTGTTGGAAGCCTGATTTCATATGATTTATCCCTATCGAGTCTCGGCAATGGTGCTCGTGCTGTGAAGTAAAAAGAATTATATTCGGAAAACGTTTGAACCTGTTAACTACAgaattgtttacaaatatctTTAATAACaccaaaacaattaaaaaaaacaacttaaaaacaaagcaaagccATGTGCAAAATGTGGAGCAAAATGAATTTTCGCTTCAACATCATGCAAAGTACAGAAGTTTGTCACTTTTACTGGAGAGGTTGCTGCTGTAAAACTGCCTATTGATCACTTTAAAGGTAAAATAATGTTAAGTGTCGTATTAAAAAgcatttcacaaaaatttacatCTGTCTTCGTTTTCTGGGTTGTAGCTTGCTGACATCTCTTTGAATAGTTTCGATGCCGTTGTTGGTGATGCTGGTGCTGGTGCTTtaaaaaaacgaaattttCCAAAGTTGAATTCGTTAAGACCTAACATTAGAGATGTATTAATGTTACCATACGTACAGTAGTTGCAACATTATTACTTCGTTACTGTTATGAAACAATTGCTTGTAAATGTGTTGAAATTTGCGAAAAATTTCATTCTCCTGAAAACATTCAGCTCAGGTTTTGTGAGAAACCAAGCTTTTAGTATCAACGTTCGTGCAAGTTTGTACCCAGCCCATAACAAAAATTTCGTTTTTTCACAAATCTAAAGAAACAACATTTAATCGCAGGTTTTGAGTGCGTCAGAATTGACAGTATATGTGAACAGATTTACCTTCATCAACGTTTTCTTCAGTGTCTTCCTGTTCGTTGTTGACAGAACATGTTTCTGTTTTATTGACTGGCATCGTCAAGGCTGACAAATTGTTAGTTAAACTGTTAGACGCCAATAAAGATAAATTCTGGGACATTATACAATAGCtctgtgaaatactgtataaaacACGTGTTAATACACCGAAATTTCGTGGAATTAATCTATTTTCACACCTTCAAACTTataaaaaacgataaaaaagtTTCTGTAAATTCTGCAGCTTCCGCAGATCTTTTTGTAAACCAAAGAAAACCtgggaaatattttacagaatttatattattttgcaaaacttacgTTCTTCAACGTTTTCTTCGTCTCTCTTGGCGTTGACACTTGATACCATCGTATTGACAACTGGCACTGTCTCTTTTGGGgcttaaaaaatgaaaatgttttaaacttttttaactagaaaacattctttttaaatttagttaaCATATTATAGGCATAACCTACCAAGGTGTTCCCACATGATGTGGCAGAATAATTGTTATCATTTAGGGTAATGAAATAGGTTTTGACGGCAATTTGATGATTTTGGAAACAATTAACATTCTGGACAGCGTAAGTTCTTTAAAAATTATCAGTTTCAGAACGAACATATGTCAGTTCATTACAATTTTCTTAACTTACTTAAGTACATTGTCAATTGGTTTGTGACTGATTAGAGGGAGAACTTGTTAATCCATCCAAAAAGCTTTTctcaagtttaaattttttgcgcATGCTAATAGTAATGAAACAATATCATAAAAACTTTTAGTCATTTTATGAATGCTACAAAGAAGCAAAGTGTATAAgctcattgttttttttatttgcaataacCAGTACAGCATATAACATAATAAACCTTTTTCGACCTTTTTGTTGTCTTCGTCGTCGATAAACTTCAAGTTAGTCATATCCATGCCTAACATTTGACCTATTAATATTAACTGGTGGCTTAAATAtaggaaataaaaaaacactcgataaattgaactttttttcgttaaaattgtttcaaatttgagaCATCAacgtttttttgattttctttgatGCTGAAGCTTGATTCTGTATTGGCCACTGGCAATGTCGTGGCTTATGCTTCTGGTGGTAATTAAATTGTtcaaaacatttgctaaaattAAATTGCGATAAGCACTAACATAAcactaaaaatttaaagctaAAGTTAAAGGTTTAACTTTAAGgatataaaattttcttgcttATGTTCAATACTTTAATATTAAACCTTGCAGAGACCTATTGGTCTTACCTTCAAGGGCCTTTACATCATCATGCTCGTAGCCTAAGCTCGTTTCCATTGTATTGTTGTCTGACATTCTTGTTTTGGCAATTTGtggtttaaaacatttaaagtaaaaataatgattttatAACTTAAAGTTATATTTGTTTCCTTTCCTGAAAAAACGTCAGTCACTGTATAGGCAAGTGGTGGTTACTAAACATGGTTGGCAACTAGGAAAAAACTGATAGGACTTTAACTAAAACACCTGTTCAAGCAAAGCGCTTATATTATACATAGATCTGTATCAGCTCTTACGAAACATTGGTTAATAATTGGTAAaatagaaatgttaaactttagGCTGACACTATTTCATAGGAAAATCAGTTCGAAGCTACTTTTCAGATTAGCTTGTTAACCtaacataaattttatgaCATAGTAAACTAAAGCTATCctaaatctttattttaatctaaatctaactcaaATAAAATCCTAGTTAGCTCTAAACAACCTTTACTTTCCTATTCTCCACACCTAGCCGCTTATCTTTTACAACAGGCGGCGTTACCGACATATGGTGTTATAATCACTTTGTAAATTGTAATCAAATTAATCGCAAGGTAGCCATTCCAAAACTATTTCAGAAAATACGATAGAAAATACGATAGAAAATACGTCGTTTGCCAAGCACTCACCTCTCAGTAGTTTCAAACAAGACTGCTACTCGCCACGTGCGCTAAGGAAGGAGGTCTTCGTCAAGCAAGGTTGTTTGCACGCTCCATCGAACAcagacaatttttatttttaaagcattGAAGGGAAATAAAAGTATATGCATTTGAATGGGGAGGagtttaaaaatagaaaaataacaTGAACAATAACAACGATATGTATTTGACAACTTTACATTCAATAAAATACAAAGCTTGTATTTACAGCTTTTATTTACTTGTAAAATACaaagtttgtattttattagatttttatcCGGTTTAGTTGATCAACCTCCAAGTTTTCATTGGTTACGTACTAGTAGTATAAATAGCATACATTCCTTAATAATAGCAACCTCAAGGAAATTGGTGATTGACGCTTGAAGAAATGACACCTTTTGCTATATACGCTACCTAATGACGTATCATTTAAAATCAATGCAATTTCTGTCTCACGCTATTGATACGCTGACAAGTCGGTTGCAGCATGaagtttttcattaaaaaatctaaaaagatTGTTGATTTCTAGTATTactacaaattaaaaataatttcgaaaaactatttttagaTAACTATTTGCATTCCAAAAAATAATTCCAGTGGTGTTATTGATTTAACGTAAAAATCACTCAGTTAACAATCATAACTATTAGACTAAAAATGTGTGACATTCACTTAAAATCGAGATAATCAATTCATTTCTATACACCAAGGCATTTGAAACAGTTTTTGGACTCGGTGTAATTTTATCTCATTTCTTTCAgttttttacatgttttatttaactttataaaaacggttttgattttgtatattttttgcgcttatgttttaaattttaatctaaaacaagtaaaagagAAATTAAAGGGAGGCATGTGCACATATATTgtggaaaaatatttctaaatatatAACAAGATAACAATTATACAACCTGATGACAAGTAACCAAAGAACAAGCAACTAACCCTACTTTACTCTACTATCTTGTTGGAGAAAGATTCGTGCGAGCTTGGATGCCTTGCAAAACatgattttgtaataaaaaagcaGTAATTATTCTCCCcatcaaaaaattttgattttttgctcGTGCTTATTGGAGCGTGAAAGGAATTTTGATTGACCAATGAACTTTGCTGACCTTCGCTCAATCAGCTGCGCACGTGATGTGAGATCTCTTTAGGCTGTTCAGAAACAACTAAACAAGCTGTCGGTATGCAACTTAGTCGACGTAAGATTGCTTAAATTTAAAGTGATCAATTGGCAGTTTTACAGCAGCAACCTCTCTAGCGAAAGTGACAAATATCTGTATTTTATACTTCGTTTTGCGCCACACTTTGCACGTGGCTTTGCTTTGATACTTGCTTTtacttaaattgtttttataaccGCTTTAAAATTATCCAAATTGATTTATTCAGGGCATTCGTAAACATTTCTTTAGTTAGAGGTTGAAAGGTTTTCCGAATATAATTCTATTTACTTCACAGCACGAGCACCAATGCCGAAGGTCGATATGGAGGAAGCATATACATACAAACGTCGAAGAAATGTCAGTCAATTTAAACCGATGCGTTTTCCAACAGGTAAATTTCATGAAATGCAAAGATCTCCCAGGTTCTAACTAAAAGCAACATATTCTCAACCATCTGTTTTCTCTTTTAACAGATTCAGGACTTACAGAGTGGCATTGTATGTACTTTCTCGTGCTTTCGCTTGTTTTAATGATTGTGGGTTTCTGTATTCATATGTCAATGCATTATTACCAGGTATATTTGCTAATTGGTGACAAGCTTTCAGCTTTTGTCCAAAAACTAGAAATTGATAATTTAGGCCTATCATGGTGATAGAAAAAGATAAacttttgtcttatttttagaTTCATTCCTATCTCTTTCCACCAAAGGCCTCGTTTGACCCATGAATATATTATAGGTAAAGACACCTCTTCAAGATGGCAAAATTTTCTTATCGTTTTAAATCtttgaaatatgtttctaaatTTCATTTACCTTAAGCCCATACCCAAAGGTTTTTGTAACATGGCGGTGTTGTAAGTCTAAAGCTCTATTTCGTTGGGCTTGGGGTTAACTTATAATGTACAGGGTGCTTCTATTGATTTAAATTCTGTTGTGCAGtgttgcaaataattttcggCCTGTCTGTTTATAGTTATAAACATAAGCATAGTCAAGCTTTGATGTTTTGCTTAAACCTTACAGCAATAAACGCTCACATTTGTGCTGTAATCTGACAACACTATTCTTCTGTCAATTATAAAACCTTAACACAGTGCTAAATGAACTTCAAGTCATGAACAATGTTTTGCATTATTTGTATGTGTAGCTCTTCGAGTATAACTCTTAGTTGCCAAATTATTAAGTtaattgtttcgttttttgtCATGAAATTTATTGATAAATATTACAATCTTAATATAATTTTCTACATGGTCAATAAAATGTCCTGCTTGGAAAGGTAACATCTTCGAAATACTTGGAAGAGTGGGTTTCagtttgattaaaattatgACAATACTTCACAGTTAAAGCTCATAAAGTTTGGTCCCTTATCTTATATCTTTATCCTTTAAAGTTTTGCGCATTATTGATTCCTCTAATGGGGTGTTTGATGATATAGTATTTATGTGTTTCATGTAATCAAACCAATGCAAAACATTTGAATTTATGAGTAGATGTCAACTTAGATCAAAGTTTTCTTTGTAACTTCTATGCATGAGATAAAAAATGGTTTAAGAATTTTGTCACAGTAGCGACATTGTTAAGAAATTTTGAATGGAAAACGATCTCGATCTAACTTCCCTTTTAgtatttcagtaaaatcacaCAGAAATTTCGTTTAATTTTCCTTATAAATTAATTAGCTGACAAAGGTTTGTCAACACTCTGTAATGtcttttatatttattactcaataacaaacatttcttgtctccaactaaattttaaaaataagttagCATTTCTCACTGTAGCGTGAAATTAACCTTCTCCAATAACGTTGTCTTGACTGGCTTTTACAATCAGCTGAGCACGTGTTCAGCAATAGATTTagcaaaggcaaacagtttaAAGTAACGATTTTATTATCATTTGATTATTAATGcgtgattttgttttagtaaTCTACTGAGCAGCTAGCAGTAGAAGTAGCAATAACTGTTTTTATTCGAAcagaaaaagattaaaaaaagattttctaGTTCATGAAGCCAGACTTAATTTCACGTTTACGGTGAACCGCAACACCCTTAATTTTGAGTAACTATAGACAGTGCAGCGTTGTcactttaataaaacaaaccgattgttatctttaaaaaacaCCATTTAATGGTCACAGCCAGACACCGACTAAAAACCCTCTCTCTCTAGAAAAAAGCGCACCATCTTTATATTTAGCGAGGGTGCCAAATCATGTGATCAAAATAGATAAGAACAAACATGCAAAGGTACTAATTGGTAAAATTATgtacataaaaaaaaaaaaataatgaaatcaaTCAACTAACATCTGGATAATTTCAGCAAACTTTCTGTTATCTGTTATCTATACCTATCGATTATATTTTCTTACTAAGCAGGAGCCAacgcaaaaatatttctttccaTGACATTCACGCTTAGCATTTCAATAGCAACAGCAACGTCTTAGGCATAagtatttcaagaaaaactaCTTGGGTTACATTAAAACTTGGTTTATTTGCAGACATTAACTTTTACAAGAAATAACATATACATAACAAGAAATTAATTCAAATGTATCAAATACCAAACTCTCCAAAAccgataaaatattttaaccttttaaattgtttaaattggtgatttcacaaaaaaatgatgtcacaaaaacaacatttttgcatATCACGAAAACAATTGACTCACAATGGAGCCTGTGCGGCTACGTAATTGATCTGAGTTTTTGTgcgaaaatatttcataagaGACACTCCAACAATCCCAGGTAACTTTTTCGCTTCATTGCTTTTCGATTATCTCATCTATATAAGAACACATGAAGACAATGTTATCACTGAATGATAACAACATGGCTTGTCCCTAATTACTTTGGCATTATTTGCTACGACAAAAATGTTACCTAAAaaggttttttaaaatttatatttaaaaacacacaaaaaattaGCATCTTGAAAAGATATCTTCTATACTTACTGGATTTTTGAATCAGCAGAAAATTTCAAGATCAGGATCAGGATGCTGCAAAACATGCTGCAGTATAAATTCAGTCTAATAATTTCGGCTATTGACCCGATAAAAACATCGGGGCAAACACCCGTGAATATTTGTGTGCCTATCTGCGGCAACACGGCCCAATGCAATGCAGCGGCGTATTTTGGGAAAAATGGATAAAACATCATCGTTGGTTGGTTAtcatataaattaaacgtaCCTTTGGTGACTAAGTGGTGGATAAGTATAGCGGACCAAACACAAAAAGCAATTAACATCACAAGTAAAAGTATTCGGGTCATTTTACTTGTGCGATTCTTTTTGGCTGCAAAATACAGAATTTGACGGTATGCTACATTTTGAGTTGAAGAGCTTTTATCAACCGATATTTTACCTATAATGGGTGCTTCTTCTTCATACTTGCTGTCGCTTGATTCTGACACCGAATCAGTGTTATCTGACGCTGATAAAGAGTGgttaaaaaattgtcaaaacagTATTGAAAATAAGTTTATGTTATGAATTATAAATGACAGGGAAAAGCTCAAGTATTTTGATTACATCGCATAACATTGATTAACTTGTTCGAAACATTTGTGCTGAAATTGCAGCGAATTTTTAAAAGTCGGCGTTATGAAAGCTTCTGCTGTATGCAATGGTTTATTTTTACCGAACCAATTACTTTAGAATTCACACCGACGCCTTTCCTTAACCTTAAGAATGATTGataacaattatttttaattttaaaaagaatatAGCGGAAAAACCGATTACTAAACTACAAAAAGGTTGTACTATGAAATGCtacattttatcaaaattacgGTACAGAAATAACCTATTATAAGACTTTATTGGAAGAACGTACAATACTGTATTGTGTATTGTAATACAATACCGTATATATCACCAAACTTACCGTCCTTGACAGTTTCTCCGGGTAGGTTGAGATGAACATTTGGTTCTGCTTCATCGTCGAGTAGCAGGGAATGTTCTGAGTTTTGGTGGATGAAATATTCATGTTAAAACTATTCATGAAAACTGCAGCTGAATTAACATCAAAGAACTTCAACAATGAGCTTTGCCTAAGGTGTATCGCAATGGCAgcagttattttgttttgctgcagAGGTTTTTTGATCAAAATGTCGGCAAGTTAATGGCTTTGAATGCATTTAGTAACCAACATGTGCTTTTTTATTACGATAAATCTTACTATATAGTATTGCTTAGAACATTTTTCCAAGATacatttttcatatttgtatATTTACTCTTTTTCAGAAACATTAAATTAATGTTTGCTTTAAACACTTCTTCTCAAACAATCGCTATATTTAAAATCgttacaaaaaacaacaaattaaacaatttacgTACTTAAAATAGGTATACATCAAACAATGTATCGTTTTTCATAACATACCTTCATGGAAAATTTCCTCGTCTTGATTGTTGATGAAACTAGTTTCCACCGCCTTCACTGCTGACGTTGAAGCTTCTGATGATTTGTAAATGAAACGTTggcagcaaaataaaaagcaatgtTACATTACAATGCAAAGCATTACAGAAAGACAAATCTCTTGAAGTACCACGCCTAATTGGTCACGTTTTGAACCCGAAAAACAGTTGAAAACCAAAATGTTTGACCGATATTGGTAAAAAGATACATCTTCTTCAAACTCGGATAAATATGTACAGTAAAAGAAGTTTCCtacatttaaattgtttacatTGTTATAACCACAGTAACATATTGATGTCAACTTAATCCTTTAACACGATAGAATAAAATTAGCGAAAATATAGCAATGGATGGCCATTAAATGTGGACAGGTTGTCAGTTTGGACTTTGGCATGCGGTTGTAAAGATGTAAGAACAACTCATAACGTCATCGTAAATAAATAGACGGCATTTGATTATGAAATCTCTGGGCAATCGCGGTTTTCGGACTAAATTGTCAATTTAAAAATCGGTAAAAGAAGCGTAAgctaaaaatacaaactttaCTATGTAAATTTGGTATGATAAATTTTAGAAATGTTACAGTTTAACTGCAATGTAAAGGATTATcattaagttttaaattgtCCAATAGCTGTGGGTTTacagaaaaaatcaaaaattgacattgtgtactgaaaaagtttttatgaataaaaacatgttttaagtCATCAGATATTGATcaaacagaaatatatttaatgGAAAAGTGGAAGCCAGGATTTTGATATATGTTAAATGCGAAACGTTGCTTTAGTTTAATGCTTTAATACAAAACGTGTACTGAATACGATGGAACTTACCTTCAAAGACATCTTCCCGGTCTTCATTTCCGACAAAAGCTAATTCTCCTTTGTGGAAGTCTGCTGTTGTTGATTCTACAACTGTTGATggttaaattcattttaacaAACCTAAGAGCAGTTACTGCACAGTATTGACCTACTTAAATTAATCTCATTTCCAACTAAACACGAATTTATTTGCAGTTATAATTTATTGACTGGTGCTATTTACCATTTTTCGTGAgcgaaaacaaagaaacatttcatagTAATGTATCAAAGCAACAAACTATTTCTTGTTTAACTTAAGCgctaaaattttgtaaaaatttaaatcgaTGAAAATTACTTATCGGTTTTTGAAACTTCACTTAAAATATTAAAGCAACACAAAGCACAAAAAAGATATACTTGCCATCATCGATGATTTCTTCTTCTATTTTGGTGATGATactcattttcatttcattgttACCTGACATCGTTGCTTTGGATGATTTTgaggttaaaaaataaacaaaaagtgaaaaaaatctttttaacttAAGAAATATTTACGTACCGTTGAtgtaaaataaagaaatgaaTAACTTTAGCACGACGTGATACAGAAGTCATTTCACAGACCAAAAGTCACCGAACAAACTATCGAACCTGACAAACGCAATCCACGTGCGCAGTTGACTGAGTGATTGTCATTGATGTTGCCACGTAAAGCAAAGTTGGTTACACGCTCCAATgagcatgattaaaatttatatttaaactttgcttgggGAACAATACTTATGAGTTTTtgttaaactaaaataattcCCTATACAGTTTTCATAAATCTGTCTCAGATCAAAAGTGACAACGTGAATGTAAATTGCACTAATTGTTGACAATGATgacttttgcaatgtggaaGCTAATTTGAttaaatcaatattttgtttcttgatCTTACTGAAGTATTACAATGAAAGCAATACTTTGATCATAAATATGTCtcaaagtttgaaaacaataaaaattttaatttcaagaGTTTTCATGAATCTTGGCtattatataaaaatatatttcgccATATTTGCAGCATTTTTTCTTATATAAAACGAAACTGATGAAATGGTGGTAAGCTAGATGTTAAGCAAACATAGCCCGCAAAAAACTGTTAGTCAATTGAAATATTATGAAGCCTTGTAAACCAAGAAGCATCAAGAAAGACAAAACTATGTTAGAATATAAAATTCAAAGAGCATGATATTTCGTGGATTACTCTGGcaaaaaatgatgaaattcACTGAAATGTTACAACAGTATGCCCTGGTGCTAGCAACTCAACTTGACAGAAACTAATTGAGGTGATACAAATAAAGTATTAGGAAATATCCAAAATAAATGAGTACCATGTAAttgttatttaattatttagcTTTGTGTAATTTTTGGCCGTATATATTTTACTTCGTGTATTTCTGTTACACAGTTCAGATTAAGTATAGAGAAAATGTTTGAAGAAAATACTGTTCAAGACAAAGCTTTTTCGAATGATATTGCAataactacttttttgaaaatgatatCCTGATGTTGATAGCAATAATCCTACAGTACAATCTATCCATATCGAAACACatcttttaaaacttaaaatttagatTATGAACTCAAAATTAGCTAAAACCAAAAACTGTTTTATCTACAATCCTTACTTATTGCTCAAACAACGAAGTCTAAAAGcaatctaaaaaaaaatttgatttatatCTAAACAGCAAGCTGATGAAAAGTCTTAACGTTAGAGAGCTCATGTGTTTGGACTTAGAACTTTGTTTGTGCTGCACTTTGTAAAGCTGAAAGATTTTTgaattacagtatatattgAATTATTATTGGTTATTTTGTTCAATCTGAGATCAATAACCCAAGCTTTTTTGACATGAATATGTTGATTATTACTTCAGATATTGTAACAAGTCACTTGACTTTAATATCATGTACCTGGTATAATGAAGCCAGTCGAATGAAATCTGGTCatagaaatgtttttaaaaaatttcacggcataaattttatatttatcgATGATATTTTCTCACAAAGTAGAAGATCATGCAAAAGTATTCCTTTGCTCAAGTCTAATCATGATGATATTTCAGTAGCAACGACAAATCTAAGCACTAGCACATCAAGAAAAACTACTTGGgttaaattgaaatatgttttattcGCAAGCATTAAGTTTTTCAAGAAGTAAGGTATGcttcacaaaaatatttgaatagcATGTCAAACACTCAAAAACAGATAACATACCATAATcaatttattcaaatatttactGCACAACGTATAAAACATTTAGATTTCTTaaacaaaagtttgcaaatcaAGGAAAAATTTGATCTAAGGTGAAGTCTGAGATGCTCTACTTATTGTTCCATGACATTTGGTGCGGAAACATTTCCCAAAGAATTTCTGCTAATTAACTTGATTCATCAGGAACACTTCTGCAATTGTGTTCGACCTTCAGATTTGGCGACCAGCTTAATAATTTTCTCCCTATACTTTTGCACAACAAAAGTATGttgtttgttaaaacaaacacg
The Clavelina lepadiformis chromosome 4, kaClaLepa1.1, whole genome shotgun sequence DNA segment above includes these coding regions:
- the LOC143452248 gene encoding uncharacterized protein LOC143452248 isoform X3, which encodes MYLTPKETVPVVNTMVSSVNAKRDEENVEEPLTMPVNKTETCSVNNEQEDTEENVDEAPAPASPTTASKLFKEMSASYNPENEDRSRAPLPRLDRDKSYEIRLPTVYSFDLIDFESEVVYQVLTIRQRRFCRVILLILVVSFFAGIGILIYDLVHYSPKSHSFPSPPADILEMFL
- the LOC143452248 gene encoding uncharacterized protein LOC143452248 isoform X2, which produces MSDNNTMETSLGYEHDDVKALEAPKETVPVVNTMVSSVNAKRDEENVEEPLTMPVNKTETCSVNNEQEDTEENVDEAPAPASPTTASKLFKEMSASYNPENEDRSRAPLPRLDRDKSYEIRLPTVYSFDLIDFESEVVYQVLTIRQRRFCRVILLILVVSFFAGIGILIYDLVHYSPKSHSFPSPPADILEMFL
- the LOC143452410 gene encoding uncharacterized protein LOC143452410 isoform X1 is translated as MSGNNEMKMSIITKIEEEIIDDVVESTTADFHKGELAFVGNEDREDVFEEASTSAVKAVETSFINNQDEEIFHEEHSLLLDDEAEPNVHLNLPGETVKDASDNTDSVSESSDSKYEEEAPIIAKKNRTSKMTRILLLVMLIAFCVWSAILIHHLVTKACFAAS
- the LOC143452410 gene encoding uncharacterized protein LOC143452410 isoform X2; protein product: MSGNNEMKMSIITKIEEEIIDDVVESTTADFHKGELAFVGNEDREDVFEEASTSAVKAVETSFINNQDEEIFHEEHSLLLDDEAEPNVHLNLPGETVKDASDNTDSVSESSDSKYEEEAPIIAKKNRTSKMTRILLLVMLIAFCVWSAILIHHLVTKAS
- the LOC143452248 gene encoding uncharacterized protein LOC143452248 isoform X1, which gives rise to MSDNNTMETSLGYEHDDVKALEGQMLGMDMTNLKFIDDEDNKKVEKAPKETVPVVNTMVSSVNAKRDEENVEEPLTMPVNKTETCSVNNEQEDTEENVDEAPAPASPTTASKLFKEMSASYNPENEDRSRAPLPRLDRDKSYEIRLPTVYSFDLIDFESEVVYQVLTIRQRRFCRVILLILVVSFFAGIGILIYDLVHYSPKSHSFPSPPADILEMFL